Proteins found in one Aspergillus chevalieri M1 DNA, chromosome 2, nearly complete sequence genomic segment:
- a CDS encoding uncharacterized protein (COG:S;~EggNog:ENOG410PIWQ;~InterPro:IPR044053;~go_function: GO:0016491 - oxidoreductase activity [Evidence IEA]), protein MTFMSLATKAFSVIAPTLRTSPSHSFTRTMTTAVFKYIDPASYDPNATEPFKKPWGKVDGPGSSYRLLDKTRSVENLRGQEAKFSIDNSGFAVYKSPAKEKQFTDSSRVTTDYYAEVEELLREKLPGIKKVVIFDHTIRRREKTSPRAPVQLVHVDQTPYAAELRVRRHLPPNEVDDLLKGRYQIINVWRPIQNPASDFPLAVIDWRSTAPSDFVKVDLLYPKDAKAGEERTQAPNSEHLTDGYEVRGETYAIAPNEKHRLYYQKDMTPEEVMFIKCFDSRSESMTGTTGIAHGAGHTAFCDPQTSKDAPARQSIEVRCLVFYES, encoded by the coding sequence ATGACATTCATGTCGCTTGCAACCAAAGCCTTTTCTGTCATAGCTCCCACGCTTCGCACATCTCCTTCCCACTCATTTACTCGAACAATGACGACCGCGGTTTTCAAATACATTGATCCTGCCTCTTACGATCCAAATGCCACCGAACCTTTCAAGAAGCCTTGGGGTAAGGTCGATGGACCGGGTTCCTCCTATAGACTTTTGGACAAGACCCGATCGGTTGAGAATCTCCGTGGCCAAGAGGCTAAATTTTCAATCGATAATAGCGGATTCGCTGTCTATAAAAGTCCTGCGAAGGAGAAACAATTCACCGATTCGTCTCGGGTGACGACAGACTACTACGCCGAAGTTGAGGAGCTTCTCAGAGAGAAATTGCCGGGCATCAAGAAAGTAGTCATATTTGATCACACGATTAGGCGGAGGGAAAAGACGTCTCCACGCGCTCCTGTCCAACTGGTTCATGTTGACCAAACGCCCTATGCTGCTGAACTCCGAGTGCGTCGCCATCTCCCACCGAACGAGGTAGATGACTTGTTAAAGGGACGCTATCAAATCATCAACGTCTGGCGCCCTATTCAAAATCCCGCGTCAGACTTTCCCTTGGCTGTTATTGATTGGCGAAGCACCGCCCCTTCTGATTTTGTCAAGGTCGATCTTCTCTATCCAAAGGACGCCAAAGCAGGAGAAGAGAGGACCCAAGCGCCCAACTCTGAACACTTGACTGACGGTTACGAGGTTAGAGGGGAAACGTATGCTATTGCTCCAAATGAAAAACACCGCCTCTACTACCAAAAGGATATGACGCCAGAGGAGGTCATGTTCATAAAATGTTTTGACTCACGAAGCGAATCCATGACCGGGACAACGGGCATCGCCCATGGGGCAGGTCATACAGCCTTCTGCGACCCCCAGACATCAAAAGATGCGCCAGCAAGGCAAAGCATCGAGGTTAGATGCCTGGTTTTTTATGAGTCGTAA
- a CDS encoding sugar O-acetyltransferase (COG:E;~EggNog:ENOG410PU8G;~InterPro:IPR024688,IPR011004,IPR001451;~PFAM:PF14602,PF00132,PF12464;~go_function: GO:0016407 - acetyltransferase activity [Evidence IEA]) has translation MISSKEWQKMVNGELYWAWDDDLQANRERCRAACQRFNEAGQVPRRRRVGLWRDIVCDTRPVPPVHPDSKEDEKLFAQTDPVVDPQISVDHGQNFKVGKGSFLNFNLLVLDTCLVTVGERVLFGPNVCLYSATHPLDPAVRQGLEGPEAGKEIHIEDDVWIGGSVIILGGVRVGRGCTIGAGAVVTKDIPPLHFAAGNPARIIRRIETSMALSDLNTGPIAC, from the exons ATGATCTCGTCCAAGGAATGGCAGAAAATGGTCAATGGAGAGCTCTATTGGGCATGGGATGACGACCTCCAGGCCAACCGAGAGCGCTGTAGAGCGGCGTGCCAGCGATTTAATGAGGCGGGCCAGGTACCCAGACGGCGTCGGGTAGGGCTTTGGAGAGA TATTGTCTGTGATACACGCCCCGTTCCCCCAGTCCATCCGGACTCTAAAGAAGATGAGAAGCTATTTGCCCAAACGGATCCCGTCGTCGATCCTCAAATATCCGTGGACCATGGACAGAATTTCAAAGTCGGAAAGGGGTCCTTCTTGAATTTCAATCTCTTGGTTCTTGATACGTGCCTGGTCACCGTGGGCGAGCGAGTTCTGTTCGGGCCCAATGTCTGTCTCTACAGCGCGACTCATCCGTTAGATCCGGCGGTACGACAAGGCCTCGAGGGTCCAGAGGCCGGGAAGGAGATTCATATCGAGGATGACGTTTGGATTGGAGGCAGTGTGATTATCTTAGGAGGCGTGAGGGTAGGACGAGGATGCACTATCGGAGCGGGTGCGGTTGTAACCAAG GATATCCCACCGCTTCACTTCGCTGCCGGCAACCCAGCCCGCATCATCCGTCGGATCGAGACCAGCATGGCCTTGAGTGATTTGAACACCGGACCAATCGCGTGTTAA